The nucleotide sequence taaagaaaCAACTAGAATAAGAACATTCAACCCAACAACCAAAAAGAAAGACATAACATCAAAACATCCATAAACACTCCCTGCATTACCAAATATGTACATCCACTCATGACACAAGTACATATGTACTAAACTTCCATTAGATGCAATATCCTAAGTCATGAccacaacaacatatacataggctttcaaaatataagagacTGACAAGTTCTTAGCAATACAATAAAAGACATCAAATGAGCTTATTTTTAAGTAATCCCTGTACACAGCTAAGTCCCCAAAGATCCACCCTTGCTAGATAGGCCTTCAgctttagttttgttttttcctAGAATGATGGAAGAAGCAAGAAAATGACCCACAAGGCCTAATAAGCATAACAACGAATGATAATGGAAATCATAGTACAACATGAATAATTCACCATAACCCGTCCAAGGTAAACCCATAGGGAAAAGGAATAAAGCCCAACAAATCACACACATCAGTCCcatgaacaaaagaaaatatatgcacacatataaaTCTCATTAGCTTATACAATTAACAATGGAAGCTTGGGGCCAAACAACTCCACCCTAGGGCTATGCTCATGAGTACATATAACTCTTGAGGACAATCAACTCCCACCCAGGGTTATAACCAATTCACATGCCACAAGGTCATTGGGTCCGGATAGCTCCACTCTAAGGGCGGTGCTCGTGACCACACATGACCCTTGAGGTCAATCAGTTCCACCCAATACTTAGgctcacacacatatatataccataACATGATAATGCATGAAACGCAACCCAAATATGCATCTTAACCATCTCTCATAATAGTTATTCACGAGACCCAAAACTCGATTCATGTAATGCCACGGAACGTGGGTTGAACTCTCAATTCCATTAGGTATAAATTTAGACCCTAGGGAAACCTTTCAAAACTTTTCCAAATAATATCcataatatatcaaatcgaagcctaTCGAGTTTAGTTTATAACTTAACAAACGGATCTTAATTCTGATATCTGGGAGAAAGGTTATGGCAAAAATAATATAAGGTGCACAATATAGTCTATCGTAGGAGTCGACTTTTGACTCAAGGAAAGTCGACTTTTGAGGCTCAGTCGATTCCTACATCACCTTAGGGAAATTTGCAAAGATTTTTACGTAAATCTCAACTAAGAACATGAAAAGCAtggtttttttttccttaattaatcCTCAATACAATATGATTTAAAGATTTAGAAGAGGAATAGAGgagtagaacttgccttaatcaCATTTTTGAAGGACACCACTTGAAGAAGTTCCACCAAAAGTCACTACACTTATCCTTAACCCAAAATAGGGGAAAAACAAGCAAGAGAAGATTAAGATGATAAAAATCCAACACcctgttagaacagtaggttttatggcacacaccaagaggggggatgaattggttattttaaaaaaacttaattgatagaactttgaaatccttttgattgaaaataaataactcaatgcacatgaggataatgaaatgctagcagtgataaacaaataaaaagaaacataagtaagagagaacacaaagatttatagtggttcggcttaacccaagcctaatccactaccttagctcctcaccaaggatttttcaaaccatccactatcaacaccttactcaacccgagtaggtcctctagtccgagactaggaattacaatctcccactcaaatgggccttctagctacacaagctaggaaaataacaacgatacaaatgaaagagagaagatgagagttaacactcttagttacaagttctcttacaatgaaaactaggcttaagaatagatttacaatgatagaacaaagccttgcatagaaaaatataacaatgaaagcacagagaacactgtaagcacgaataaaatgatttgtaatatttagatcatctcgtttccgtccattagtcttctcttgatcatccatgacatgtatatataagcttcccacaagattgaagagaaatgaagccgtttggagccgttgggatttgaaaaaatagccgttggaagctttctgcgaaacacatagtcgacagagaaaataggttagtcgactattttatcaaataaaactagccatagtcgacagacaaaaaagcatagtcgattatcttataacacaaaaatcccatagtcgacagatacaagtgtatagtcgacagatgtgaaaatgtgaagaaaagtttgaatttacagaacaaaaatagtcgacagatgaaatagcatagtcgactatcttttcACAATAGTTGACAgacgcaaaaatagtcgacagatgtaagatatagtcgacagactgaacaagcataaTCGACTATTCTTATGCATAGTtgacagattgaagcacacagtcgacagatgaagaagattttcaacagaatgaattttgaaaacattataacatatttacatttctttagtttaagtaaatgtcctcattttgtttaatttatattttaccttccatttactttaatacataaatgtaaataagaaagtacccctatttggattcaataaaaatattaaaaaaatcaaaatccataagaataaaaaagtagaagaagaagaagaagaatggaagaagcctaacttctctcatttctccctctcACGAATGCCCccccttttctttattttccttctttttctttttcttctcttttcctcacttatatatatatatatatatatatgctattattattactcttattttatttgactTTGTCCAATATTCAAGAAAAACCCATTTTCATTTAAAGCAAGATTCCATAATccatattaaaatatttctaatacctcaaatttcataaaatgctTATTTACATACCTTGCAAAGTCGTGAGTCCCACTTCCATTAGAGTCAaatgtttgatttatttttcacattccCTCTATTTTGGTCACATTAGCTAAAAAATGTATCAATATGCTTTCCtcaaaattttacaaagaaaCTTATATTaggaataatttattttaaaaatatacattacTAATCATCGGTTGCAGGTCAAAGAAAGTAAAGGATCTAAGCTTCAGAAACTTGAAGGGTTTGAgctaattctttatttatttattaaactcaaatttcttaattaaaaaaagctacttacaaaattttcaattaaaaaaattataggattTCTAACacagaaattttaaatatttcagaataaaaaatgaagaacaaagtAGACTTGGATTAGGacaatgaagatgaagatgaacaacaaaacaaaaagagaaaattaatctATTCGGATTAGATTTCATATAAGatagaatattataatttttatgagaaatgttttataatttaatgacACGTGACTACAACTTCAATTtaattgcaagttttattaagtATTTATAGTAAATATACTGAACTACATACTCTTTTATTATAAAtcattatctaaaatttttgttaatttattattacttaaacTTTTATGATAAAAAACCTATATGTGGTTGAGATGTTGATATAATGGCAATAGTGATGCTTTAGGAGTGATGGTTTGCAAATAGGCTGGGCATTATAATAATTGTATTATTTGTATGAGTCTAAATGTATAAACATGCGActgtttttcaaattattattatttttttaaaaatatggaaTTAGGTTTATAATTAACCTGAGTCAAGTTAACATAGTGCCAGTCTTAAGCTCAATGCAATTACAAAGTTCAAAACTCCACTCAAGCTTGATGAGTTTTATTTCTAGATTTTGAGCTCAATTTGATGAAATACTTCAAAAATTAGAGTTCAATTTAGCTTAACtcaataactcaaataaaacaTTGAGTTTAACgaattttagggaaaaaaaaaaggccaacTTAGTAAGATCTACCAATTTGGACAATTTCAAATCCTacttaaaaaatttgaagagaaaaaaaaattaaacaaacattTCAACCACTAActccaacaacaaaaaattaaaaacaaactaaAGGGTtacaaatcaataatcataTCCTTTCAAACAATACATTTTCAATTCCAACTGATAAAATCAAAtagataagaatttttttttaacttcatcAACAAAATTATCATGGATAACACTTTTGCTAACAAACGTgacaaaatctataatatatttcatgtaaaaatttattttataaaaaattaaaaattaatactaacaatatttataaaaaatataactcaaatattactattatttatttacaataaaaTTTGTGCATTGCACAGAATAAcgcaatcaaaataaaaatatagatcaTCAATAAAATGGAAAGgtaaagaaatcaaaagaataaaatttaataaaatcattattccaatttccaacaaaatataaagaattcatattttgtttttttttctgagAGCCAAACAACTCAATATCTAAAATACCATACCAGTTACCAAACAGAACTTAGAGACTCGGTGGACTCGACCTCAGACAATCACCATCCTCTTTCTTCCTCGATGCTTCTTTATCGGAAATTCCGAAACATTCTTAGATGAAAATCGACAGTCATCCAACGATCATCCTTCAGTCGAGAGTGTAGAGCCAAGCCCTCAATCCATCCAAAAGCCCTAATATTTTCTCTTCCCAAGTACTTCTACATCCCCATAATCATTAGTCATGGCGTCACCGAAGAGGCCGCCGGAAGTCGAGCGACGGCCGGCTGCCATCATGGTGCAGCCGTCATCGCCTCGTTATCCACTGAGCCAATCGGGGACGCCGACGACTGGAGCCCAGCGGAGGATCGCGATTGCGGTGGATCTGAGCGACGAGAGCGCATACGCCGTGAAATGGGCGGTGCAGAACTACCTCCGCCGCGGCGATGCCGTGATCCTCCTGCACGTCCGCCCCACCTCCGTCCTCTACGGCGCCGATTGGGGCCCCACCCACCCCCCGTCCGACAACTCGACCGACGAAGAGTCGCAGCGCAAGCTCGAGGACGATTTCGACGCATTCACGGTCTCGAAGGCGAACGACTTGGCCCAGCCTCTGGTGGACGCTCAGATCCCTTTCAAGATTCACATAGTGAAAGATCACGACATGAAGGAGAGGCTGTGCTTGGAGGTGGAGAGGTTAGGGTTGAGCGCTGTGATTATGGGCAGCCGAGGGTTTGGGGCTTCCAGACGCAACACCAAGGGCCGCTTGGGAAGTGTCAGTGATTACTGCGTGCAACACTGCGTTTGTCCCGTTGTTGTCGTCAGGTTTCCTGATGATAAagatggcggcggcggcgatggCGACGCCGGGGCGGTGGACGACGGCAAGGGGCTGCACCCGTTGCCGGAGGAGGAGCCGGAGTTCCATGATGCCTCTGATAAGCAAACAGGTTAAATTTCTTTCTTGCTTTTGGGggaaatttgattattcaacaTACTTGATAATGGGTCTATATGGGCTTGGTTTGGGTCCATTGGAGTTTCTCAACGTGGCTCTTCTTGTGTGAATTTCTTTTAACTTTAAACCTCGGGGGTTCAGTCTGTAATGTTTATTGCTGTAATTATCCTTGTGACTGCGGATTTAGTCCCATCGTGGATGAGTAGAATTCTgggttttttcttctcttgtggTGTGTTGGAGCGAGTGTTTGTGCAACTGCAGTCAAAAGTTCTCAATTGCaattgaaattctaatttcCTCCAACTGCTCAATGGCACCCTTGCTATGCATTGCTTTGCCTGGAAACGCATGGAtgtgaatttatttttgtatgttgtTGTAAACCGACTGCAGTTGTTTGACTTGCTCATGCTTTGGAGGTCTCTAAGGTTGGGAGGTGGTTTCCTAGTGATATGTTCAACTAGCCTTGTGCTTTTAGATTATGTTACTTGGTCTTGGCATGACTTTCAGGTGCAATTAATTTGTCCAAGCTTAGGGCTTATCTAATTCTCATGTCGATATGGGAGTTgactaaatttaaaatcttattgGCATTTGGTATCCGGCTTAGTTAGTGATGGGATTAAATAATCCCTACCCATGTTTGATATAAGGAGATATGAGCTTTAGGTAATATCATCCCATGTTTGGtatgtaaattttgaatgaGGTATAGACTATAACTGGACTTTTTAAAACACCTCTGGCAATCCATCACTGCTGGAAACCCACCGCCAGAGTTGCCACTTGCCAGCAACTGCGGCATCGCTGATGAAAGCTGTTGGAGCTTCCAAATCTGGAAGCTTCAGTTGAAGCTTCCATGGCGGATGACAGTCCACCATGGGAGAAGCTcgcagattttggagaagctCCCAGATTGGGAGTTGCCAGCCACCAGATGGGTAGAtgagagaggagagaagaagagatatCTGGGCTTTTATATATCAGGGTAAAATGGTCCAACTTGTCAACACTTTTAATGCCACCAAAATGGGATTAAATAATCCCATGGGGGAAGTGGGATTATATAATCCCATATTTGTGGGCTTTGCTACGCCATGGCTTATCTAATCCCACCTGATATGGTATTCCAAACATGGGATTACCATGGCATGAGGTAATATCTCCTGTTAATCCATGTACCATATGGGCAGTTAAGaggatattttaatttgttgataTAAATTGTGTTCATAAACTAGAATATAACTATGTTGTATAGAGTGAGAATTTTATACAAAACAACACAAGCTGTAATTCCACACTAGGTGGATGTCACAACTCCAATGTGACAATGAGAACCACCTTCTAATTCGGTGTGAATTTGACATAGCGAGTAGCGTGGGTGTGAAAAagatacaccaaaataaacccttgaaagaacaaacttcaatggccgaagcttggctttcaagaaaatgcaaaaacaagactgttttgctaagaaaatccaaataggttgttgaaatttCATTGAGAGAAACTTGATTACAACCCCTaacttctaggtatatttatagtgtttggctaatccaaatccttttaatatttgtaactaaaattcaactagaatcctaatagaaataatcctaagtaaaagtcaactagaatcttaataaaaataaaatcctaatcaaatatgaagtagaatcctaaattaagtagaaacatgaaggtagaatcctaaaacatatgaagtattaaaatattattctagcGCTACTATTCCGATAATACTGTTCCGATTTGGTCGGGTCGGCCTTGGGCTAGGTTTTGATTGGTAACCGCATCATTTACCtccatttgagaaaaaatttgacctcgaattttgatccggGTAGGACAAATCCACGTTCGGAaagtacaaagagagattagccacattgaatgtttagaaatacccatatgattaggcaaatccacaacatgagcattatcattggtcttctttggaatcttgtaaggaccatatttctttggcttgagcttgttctgctttcctgctggaatccgttcttttttcaagaatatcataacttcatctccaacctcaaatatcttgtgcttcctatgcttctCAGCTatcgccttgtacttcttatttgtgcaacttttgcttgacattttcttgaactgcttgaacttttctgctaatGGAACATAAGAAAAGACATTCCTTCCCCTCTTAGCCCTATCTttgttggcatgggtccaaccatcaccatgtttgttgccctctgcctccattgtattattactaTTAGATTGAGGaaccttccatcttgagcgcttctctaatttggtagatcttatcataGGTCCTTTTCCTCTCATccgctttcttgattttgatttctCAACAGTTTCCGAATTCATCCGTAGATTTTTCTTGCATGGAGAATCATTCTTTTGCAATTGTTTCGAATAGAGGCTTATTCCATAACTACCAGTCTCTCCattacttaaaatattgatgcttgtaTCCTTCTTTGGTCCAGACACTTGATTAGCTATAATAGTAGCTGCTACAACATTCTTAGTTTCAGAAtctaatttcagattaatatcgAAAGCAGTTGCACTACCTGAGTTAATTAGCTTGGGAGATCCAACACCTCTATTCACAAAGAGACCCctgtgaccatcttgcttttgcaatcgcaaaggtgaatatgttcctattgGCTTTGATTCAACCATGTCGGAGCCTAAATAAATTGTAGAAGGATCTGTTACCATGGCTTCCATCTCCTTTATAGTCGCACATCGATCAGAAGAAACATCACTATCCTTGGATAGCGAAGCAATGCCTGAGCCCTCGGGACTGGAAAATATCCCAGTATGAGTCAacaaccttggagtttctgtcatcTTAGCAGCATAAACCAGacttgagtttgcaaacgtgGAGGTTGTTGGGACAACATAATGTTCgagatcaagctccaaactcaccGAAAAttcattctttagtttatactcattgtttccccaatggttgtgttgttgcgcattcctcctaacccttCTAgcactagggttggctatcatacgaccaatatcatcctcatcatcgctttcatccatcattggtcttttaggattaatgaggacatgattaatggctGGTCTTCCTGGTTTAATGTAACCGGCTTGATTCACGCCATTAGTCTGGTTTCGATTATCCTTAACTCATTGTAAAACAcccaattggttgcggattcACTCCAATTGCTGCTgcattgtacgagttatttcccgttgttcttcgattgctctccaaaccgcgGGTAGCCCCGATCACcatcacgaggctggttgctatcgttaccttcaagattgaccatctgattggttgatgaatcgttttgataccacctgacgcagcatGTAGCGTGGGTGTGAAAAAGAGACACCAAAATAAACcattgaaagaacaaacttcaatggccgaagcttgacattcaagaagacgcaaaaacaagactgttttgctaagaaaatccaaataggttgttgaaatttgattacAACCCCTAACTTCtttgtatatttatagtgtttggctaatccaaatccttctaatatttgtaactaaaattcaactagaattctaatagaaataaatcctaagtaaaagtcaactagaatcctaataaaaataaaatcctaatcaaacatgaagtagaatcctaaatcaagtagaaacttgaagtagaattctaaatcaaatagaatcttaaaatatatgaagtattaaaatattgttctgaTGCTATTATTCTGGTGATACTGTTCCGATTTGGTCGGGTCGACTTTGGGCctggtcttgattggtgactgcATCAGAATTAGAGAGTGCAGTGGGGAATTTGGAGAAGAAGGTGGCGGCAAAGAGAGATTGGAATTAGAGGGAGAGGAGAAACATAGATAGAGATGAAAATAGAGGGAAAGATAGAATTTCTATTGAAATTTCACATGCCTCCACAAGCAGAGTCTAGAGGATATTTATACCTCTAGCCTGGGTGCTGCCATAGTAGATCCCACCCCTaacaacaaactattttgtgtTTTTCCCAAGTCTTTTTACACGTGGCCTCCCCTATAGAATATCTCTAATAACCCCCTTACTGCTGTAATATCCAAACCAACACAAAtacataaagtaaataaaaacataacaatataaCATTAAGGAAATGACTAAGAAGACAACGGAAATTGTAAATGGGCTGCCAATGTCGTGCTAAGATCTTAGTGTGTGACAATTGCCTCTTccttgaaacatttcttgtcctcaagaaatgctgaggAGGCTGGTAATTCTTGGGAATTGCTGAAGAAGGCTTGGCAAATACTCCCAGGTGCTGCTTCCTTTGTCCTCGTGCttccacttgaccagcacctgAATGAGAGGGACTCCATGGTTATAGATCACCCTTCGGTCCAATATTGCTTCTGGTTCTTccactcttttcttttccttaggCAATGATGGTAGTTCGGGATTGACTTGCTCCTTGCCTGATGACCTTTTCAAGAGAGATACATGGAAGATGTGATGAATTCGTGATCCTTTTGGAAGCTGCAACTGGTAGGATACCTTTCCAACCTTAGCTACAATAGGGAACGGACCAAAATATCGGGGAGTCAGCTTTGTAACCAATCCTTGAGTAATGGACCTCCAATGGGGGTGTCTCAGTCGCAAATAAACCTTCTTCCCAACCTCCAACTCTCTATCACTTCTCCTCTGGTTTGCATGTTGCTTCATTCTATTTTGGGCAGAGGTCAATTCCTGTTTCAGCTGTCTAAGTATCACCCTCCTTTGCTGCAAATACTCTTCTATTGAAGCAGCTGTAGCTTGTCCTCCTATGGCTGGTAATATAGGGGGCTTGTAATTGTAATTGGCTTCAAATGGGGACATTTTTAGGGTGGTGTGGTCGGTAGAATTAGGCCACCACTGGGCCAATGCAAGCCATCTGCGCCACTAGTTAGGATGTAAGATACAAATGCACCTAAGATAGGTTTCCAAACTCTAATTCACTCTTTCCGTTTGCCCATCCGTTTGGGGATGCTAAGCAGTTGACATGTTGAGTTTTATCCCCATTGACCTCATCAATTCTTTCCAATTCTTGCCAAAAGGTGTTGGTGAATATTTTGTCCTTGTTCGATATGATAAATCTTGGAACCCCATGTAGAGCCACTATCTGGTCCATGAATGCCCTGGCCACCTCTTAGGCCGTATAGGGGTGAGCCAAACCTATGAAATGTGCAAATTTAGTGAACTTATCCACCACAACTAGCACGCTATCTTTCCTTTCTGACTTAGGTAAAtcctcaatgaaatccatggacacTCCAAGCTTGGTTAGGAATTGGTAGGGGCTAGAGCAATTTGAGGTATGCAACATTCTCATATTTGCACCTCTTGCAAGTGTCGCAAGATAACACAATTTCTCTCACGTCAATCTTCAATTTCGGCCAATGGAACAATTGCTTCACCCTCAAATAGGTATTTTGGACCACTGAATGTCCCCCTAAAGAAGACTCATGCAGTGATTGCAAAATTTTTCCCTATGGTCCCCCTTGCTGCCAGTGACCACCCTGCTATGAACCCGCAACATCCCTTCTCTTAGGGTATAGCCATTAGTTCCTTGTGATCCCATAGCCATTCTTTGTATGAGTTCTTGCACTtgctcatcccttttgtaaataTCCACCATTTCTTTACACCACTTTGGTACCACCGTTACGGCTACCAAATTCCCATCCTCATGGTCATGGCATCTTGAGAGGGCATCTATTGCCACATTCTCTTTGCCCTTCCTATATTATATTGAATAATCCAACCCCATTAATTTGGCCATCCCAGTTgagtttataatttttgttgcaacaaaaatttcaaattctcgTGGTCTgtcttaattataaatttatcccCCTCCAAGTAATGATGCCACTTATCAACTGCCATCAAAACCGCTAAGAATTCTTTCTTATATATACTTAGGCCAAGATGCCTCCCACTTAGAGCTTGGCTTAAGAAGACTAAGGGTCTTCCCTTTTGGGTTAATACCGCCCCAATGCCACTCCCACAAGCATCTATTTCTACCACAAACAGTTGGCTAAAGTCGGGTAGCCCAAAAACATGAACTTTACTCATTGCCCTCTTCAACCTCTCAAATGCTGCCTCAGCCTCCTGCCCCCAACTAAAGCTTCCCTTTTTTAAGAGGTTTGTTAGAGGTTTACTTATGGTCCCATATCCTTTGACAAATTGCCTCCCACTTAGAGCTTGGCTTAAGAAGGCTAAGGGTCTTCCCTTTTGGGTTAATACCCCCCCAATGCCACTCCCACAAGCATCTATTTCTACCATAAACAGTTGGCTAAAGTTGGTTTGCCCAAAAACATGAACCTTACTCACTGCCCTCTTCAACCTCTCAAATGCTGCCTCGGCCTCCTGCCCCCAACTAAAGCTTCCCTTCTTTAAGAGGTCTGTTAGAGGTTTACTTATGGTCCCGTTTCTTTTGACAAATTGACGATAATAACTCGTCAACCCAAGAAATCCCCTCAAGGCTCTCACTGTGGTGAGTTTGGGCCAAACCAACGTGGCTTCTACCTTCTTAGGATCAGTACTAACCCCTGCCCTAGAAATTAaatgccccaaatactccacttgATTCTGTCCAAATGCACATTTTAAccttttgatgaaaagttgGTTAGCTCCAAGGACCTCAAAGGTGCTTTTTAGGTGAGATATATGTTGGTCCAAGGTGGGGCTATACACAAGGATGTCGTCAAAGAATACTGGGATAAATTTTCTTAGGTATGGCTCAAAGATTTGGTTTATTAGGGACTGAAATGTGGccggggcattggtgagcccaaatggcatcaccaaaaattcaaaacagcCGTGATGTGTCCTAAAAGCGGTTTTATGGACATCTTCTGGCTTCATTTTAATCTAGTCGGATCTAAGgtcaagttttgaaaagaaatgGGTATCATGTAATTCATCCATCAAGTCCTCTACCAAGGGTATAGGGAATTTATCTTTAATGGTTAGGgtattcaatttatggtaatcaacacaaaaaccGCCAagatccatccttcttttttaaCTAGGAGAACTGACGATGCAAAAGGGCTTTGGCTATATCTTATGAAGGATTGGTTTAATATATCCTTCACCATCTTTTCAATTTCGGTTTTCTGCATTGGGGAGTACCTGATGTTGATGGGTTCAACACTAGGCTTAAGGTTTATGGAGTGGTCCAAGGTTTGGGTTGGAGGTAAGGCTGTGGGTTCAAGAAATAAGTCCTTAAAGTTTTCCAACAGTTCATCAATTAGGTGTTGAGAATGTACCTGATCAAGTTCCTAGGGCTGAGATGTGACAGTCAAGTGTACTTCTCCTTGTAGCTCTTTCTCGGACCCTTCCTCCATTGTCATCCCTTCCTCCATTGTCATAAGTGAGCCTTCCGTCACAGCCACCAGCGAGAACAATTGGGACAGTTGACACCATTTGTTCTTGAACATTTTGTGTAGTTTCTTGCTTGAGATCATTTTGCAAGATAGGGTCTCCCTTCCCCCAGTCAGtgtcattttctttctcccCTAGTCAAAGAAAACCTCCATTCTATTGAAGTCGAAACTTATGGGGCTTACTCCCTTCATCTAGTCAACACCCAACACCACATCACATCCTCCTAATTGTAACAGCCTCAACTCTACCTCAAATTcctctccttgcatctcccaagtAAACCCGTGGCATGCTGATTTGCTAAGTACCCTGTTGCCATTTTCCAGTGTCACACTTAGGGGCTGAGTTCCTTAGAGAGGGCATTTTAGCCTCTTAGTTGTTCCTTCATCAAGGAAACTATGCATGCTTCTGCTATCAATTAGGATCAGCAAGTTATGATTCTTCACACGTCCTACTACTTTAATTATCTCGCTGTTGGTCACTCCTTTGAGTGCATGTAGTGATATTTCTCCATTGTTTTCTTCCTCTGATTCAGCTCcatcttctacttcttctttggACCCCTCAGTTTCATCCTTCTTGTCTCTTTCCAGCAATAAAATTTACCTCTTATATTGGTGTCTGGGATGATACTTATCCCCACACCTAAAACAAAGGCCAACCAACCTTCTTTGCTCTCTTAATTGCTCCCCATAAGGCACGGTGCTGGACCCTACCCCTT is from Diospyros lotus cultivar Yz01 chromosome 2, ASM1463336v1, whole genome shotgun sequence and encodes:
- the LOC127794894 gene encoding universal stress protein PHOS34 isoform X2; translated protein: MASPKRPPEVERRPAAIMVQPSSPRYPLSQSGTPTTGAQRRIAIAVDLSDESAYAVKWAVQNYLRRGDAVILLHVRPTSVLYGADWGPTHPPSDNSTDEESQRKLEDDFDAFTVSKANDLAQPLVDAQIPFKIHIVKDHDMKERLCLEVERLGLSAVIMGSRGFGASRRNTKGRLGSVSDYCVQHCVCPVVVVRFPDDKDGGGGDGDAGAVDDGKGLHPLPEEEPEFHDASDKQTELGKAS
- the LOC127794894 gene encoding universal stress protein PHOS34 isoform X1, whose protein sequence is MASPKRPPEVERRPAAIMVQPSSPRYPLSQSGTPTTGAQRRIAIAVDLSDESAYAVKWAVQNYLRRGDAVILLHVRPTSVLYGADWGPTHPPSDNSTDEESQRKLEDDFDAFTVSKANDLAQPLVDAQIPFKIHIVKDHDMKERLCLEVERLGLSAVIMGSRGFGASRRNTKGRLGSVSDYCVQHCVCPVVVVRFPDDKDGGGGDGDAGAVDDGKGLHPLPEEEPEFHDASDKQTGTAKAMGKC